In the Aliarcobacter cryaerophilus genome, one interval contains:
- the ccoS gene encoding cbb3-type cytochrome oxidase assembly protein CcoS, producing MIDDTLFFMLVVGLVISAGMLFLFIWAAKSGQFDDASKMTNGMLFDSVEDLNDAIKKEKSIKEAKKDIKKEDK from the coding sequence ATGATTGATGATACACTATTTTTTATGTTAGTAGTTGGGCTTGTTATTTCAGCTGGAATGTTATTTTTATTTATCTGGGCTGCAAAATCAGGACAATTTGACGATGCTTCAAAAATGACAAATGGAATGCTTTTTGATAGTGTTGAAGATTTAAATGATGCTATAAAAAAAGAGAAATCTATAAAAGAGGCTAAAAAAGATATAAAAAAAGAGGATAAGTAA
- a CDS encoding heavy metal translocating P-type ATPase: MIKIECNHCHLSFDEKIMIKENDLNFCCGGCQSVYHILKSENLDSFYEKLGNKTIKAPLQVSNDDLAKFDSENFLNSYTTITKDGFVQIDLILEGIHCAACVWLNEKVLYDTKGVVEANINFTTNKARVVFNSDILKLSDIIKKIRSIGYNAYAYDSSIADKEASKAKQDYFVRMMVAVVCTMNIMMLSVAKYTGFFTGMSLEVKNMIHLAEFILTTPVLFFSGFVFYKGAYFGLKNRIVNMDLLVSSGATMTYVYSLFVLFGAKGESYFDSVAMIITFVLVGKYLEVIGKKSAIDTLDKIKSTLPLEAIVVKDGKKETKALNLVEVGDIIELKIGEKVPVDGKIISGNASFDESSLTGESIPVYKKTGDNIFSGTVILDSTILFEVVKDFKNSTFSSIVTLLEDSLNSKPKIQTLANKISRRFSLIILSIAFITFLVWYYFGLDLGFYFEGVNQFERSFITAISVVVIACPCALALATPMASLVGISELAKKSLLFKEAKFIETIANATTVVFDKTGTLTKGELEVGFVEFFNKDEKSMNLLYSLLDSSNHPVSLAVKKYIKENFEVSNLILEDVKNIEAKGLSARYENIEILGGNEALLKEFDVNVNIDLNSKFTQYLFCIDKKIVANFELKDELKDDAKELIEYLKEQNIESIMLTGDNNFVASSIAKELEISNYKANLTPKDKADFIKDLKNSGKTVVMVGDGVNDSVALASSDVAIAMGNSADVSMMVSDVVMLNSKLKSLKDAFIISKKTYKHIKQNLAFSLIYNTITIPIAAAGFIIPLFAALSMSLSSLVVVLNSLRIKLK; the protein is encoded by the coding sequence TTGATAAAAATAGAGTGTAATCATTGTCATTTATCATTTGATGAAAAAATAATGATAAAAGAGAATGATTTAAATTTTTGTTGCGGTGGTTGCCAAAGTGTTTATCATATTTTAAAAAGTGAAAATTTAGACTCTTTTTATGAAAAACTTGGAAATAAAACTATAAAAGCTCCTTTACAAGTATCAAATGATGATTTAGCAAAATTTGACTCAGAAAACTTTTTAAATAGTTACACAACAATCACAAAAGATGGCTTTGTACAAATTGATTTAATACTTGAAGGAATTCATTGTGCAGCTTGTGTTTGGTTAAATGAAAAGGTTTTGTATGATACAAAAGGTGTAGTTGAAGCAAATATAAATTTCACAACAAATAAAGCAAGAGTTGTTTTTAATAGCGATATTTTAAAACTTAGTGATATTATAAAAAAGATAAGAAGTATTGGTTACAATGCTTATGCTTATGATTCAAGTATAGCTGACAAAGAAGCTAGCAAAGCAAAACAAGACTATTTTGTAAGAATGATGGTTGCAGTTGTTTGTACTATGAATATTATGATGTTAAGTGTTGCAAAATATACAGGTTTTTTTACAGGAATGAGTCTTGAAGTAAAAAATATGATACATCTAGCAGAGTTTATTCTTACAACTCCAGTTCTCTTTTTTAGTGGATTTGTATTTTATAAAGGTGCATATTTTGGTTTAAAAAATCGTATTGTAAATATGGATTTACTTGTAAGTTCTGGTGCAACAATGACTTATGTTTACTCTTTATTTGTTTTATTTGGTGCAAAAGGTGAGAGCTATTTTGATTCTGTTGCTATGATTATAACTTTTGTTTTAGTTGGAAAATATCTTGAAGTAATTGGTAAAAAATCAGCTATTGATACTTTAGATAAAATAAAATCTACTCTTCCTTTAGAAGCTATTGTTGTAAAAGATGGGAAAAAAGAGACAAAAGCTTTAAATTTAGTAGAAGTTGGAGATATTATTGAACTTAAGATTGGAGAGAAAGTTCCAGTTGATGGAAAAATTATAAGCGGAAATGCATCTTTTGATGAATCAAGCTTAACTGGTGAGTCAATACCCGTTTATAAAAAAACAGGAGATAATATTTTTAGTGGAACTGTTATTTTAGACTCTACAATACTTTTTGAGGTTGTAAAAGATTTCAAAAATTCAACTTTTTCATCAATTGTAACTCTGCTTGAAGATTCACTAAATTCTAAACCTAAAATCCAAACTTTGGCAAACAAAATTTCAAGACGCTTTAGTTTAATAATTTTAAGTATTGCATTTATCACATTTTTAGTTTGGTACTATTTTGGTCTTGATTTAGGATTTTACTTTGAAGGTGTTAATCAGTTTGAAAGGTCATTTATAACTGCTATTTCAGTTGTTGTAATTGCTTGTCCTTGTGCTTTAGCACTTGCAACACCAATGGCAAGTTTAGTTGGAATTAGTGAGTTGGCAAAAAAATCCTTACTATTTAAAGAGGCAAAATTTATAGAAACTATTGCAAATGCTACAACTGTTGTTTTTGATAAAACAGGAACTTTGACAAAAGGTGAATTAGAAGTTGGTTTTGTAGAGTTTTTTAATAAAGATGAAAAAAGTATGAATCTTCTTTACTCTTTGCTTGATAGCTCGAATCATCCTGTTAGTTTAGCTGTAAAAAAATATATTAAAGAGAACTTTGAAGTCTCTAATCTAATTTTAGAAGATGTAAAAAATATAGAAGCAAAAGGATTAAGTGCAAGATATGAAAATATTGAAATTTTAGGTGGAAATGAGGCTCTTTTAAAAGAGTTTGATGTAAATGTAAACATTGATTTAAACTCAAAATTTACTCAATATCTATTTTGTATAGATAAAAAAATAGTTGCAAATTTTGAGTTAAAAGATGAGTTAAAAGATGATGCAAAAGAGCTTATAGAATATTTAAAAGAGCAAAATATAGAATCTATAATGTTAACAGGAGATAATAATTTTGTAGCTTCAAGTATTGCAAAAGAGTTGGAAATATCAAATTATAAAGCAAATCTAACTCCAAAAGATAAAGCAGATTTTATAAAGGATTTAAAAAATAGTGGTAAAACTGTTGTTATGGTTGGAGATGGTGTAAATGATAGTGTTGCACTAGCTTCTAGTGATGTTGCGATTGCTATGGGAAATTCTGCTGATGTTTCTATGATGGTTTCTGATGTAGTAATGCTAAATTCAAAACTAAAATCATTAAAAGATGCTTTTATAATCTCTAAAAAAACCTATAAACATATAAAACAAAATTTAGCTTTCTCTTTAATTTATAATACAATTACAATTCCAATCGCAGCAGCTGGATTTATAATTCCGCTTTTTGCTGCATTATCTATGAGTTTAAGTTCATTAGTAGTTGTTTTGAACTCTCTTAGAATAAAACTCAAATAA
- a CDS encoding EAL domain-containing response regulator encodes MNNDISNLKNITVLYVEDEKDLREVTSSILQSFTKNQYIASNGQEGYELFLKHDSDIDLIISDINMPILNGLEMIKKIKDINKNVPIIVTTAFSNKEYLLEAIDIGVDKYVLKPVDVSKLLQAMSQSLNYHELKDLYLDSLTNLSNRNKLKKDLKDSASELMALFDIDEFIATNDLFGEIIGDKILKEFASKMRNYFDGNLFLLYRIESDKFAVVPKNKMDTKDFFNICKDFLEKVENEPFLIDDNEIDINITIGIAQGDGSEAYKYTKRIISYARKTFQKIMIYDDSYNIHISFEENIKWIKQLKQGFKDNLLKAYFQPIVDTQTKEVIKYEALIRYIDHDGKEFSPYSFLHIAKKTKLYSNIIKVILEDSLKLIKNKNKRVSINISYDDILNEKTTKYIYNYLDENIDFASNIEFEILESEEISDFNLVDTFIDNVSRYGCKVGIDDFGSGYSNFHLLSRLDIDFIKIDGSLIKNIDQSKDLEIIVKTISNIAKEFDIKTVAEFVANEHIYNKVKELNIDYSQGYFFDKPLKYEDIV; translated from the coding sequence ATGAACAACGATATATCAAATCTTAAAAATATTACAGTACTTTATGTTGAAGATGAAAAAGATTTAAGAGAGGTTACATCTTCTATTTTACAATCATTTACAAAAAATCAATATATTGCTTCAAATGGTCAAGAAGGGTATGAACTCTTTTTAAAACATGATAGCGATATTGATTTAATTATCTCTGATATAAATATGCCAATTTTAAATGGTTTAGAGATGATTAAAAAAATTAAAGATATAAATAAAAATGTTCCAATTATAGTAACAACTGCTTTTTCAAATAAAGAGTATCTACTAGAAGCAATTGATATTGGTGTTGATAAATATGTTTTAAAACCTGTTGATGTTTCAAAATTACTTCAAGCTATGTCACAATCATTAAATTATCATGAACTAAAAGATTTGTATTTGGATAGTTTAACAAATCTCTCAAATAGAAATAAACTAAAAAAAGATTTAAAAGATTCAGCTAGTGAACTTATGGCTTTATTTGATATTGATGAATTTATTGCTACAAATGACCTTTTTGGTGAGATTATTGGTGATAAAATTTTAAAAGAGTTTGCTTCAAAAATGAGAAATTATTTTGATGGAAATCTATTCTTGTTATATAGAATCGAATCAGATAAATTTGCAGTAGTACCAAAAAATAAGATGGATACAAAAGATTTTTTCAATATTTGTAAAGATTTTTTAGAAAAAGTAGAAAATGAACCATTTTTAATAGATGATAATGAAATAGATATCAATATTACTATAGGAATAGCACAAGGTGATGGTTCAGAAGCGTATAAATACACTAAAAGAATTATATCTTATGCTAGAAAAACTTTCCAAAAAATTATGATTTATGATGATTCTTACAACATTCATATATCTTTTGAAGAGAATATAAAATGGATAAAACAATTAAAACAAGGCTTCAAAGATAATTTATTGAAAGCATATTTTCAGCCAATTGTTGATACACAAACAAAAGAAGTTATAAAATATGAAGCATTAATTAGATACATAGACCATGATGGAAAAGAGTTTAGCCCATATAGTTTTTTACATATTGCAAAAAAAACAAAACTTTATTCAAATATTATTAAAGTTATTTTAGAAGACTCATTAAAACTTATTAAAAATAAAAATAAAAGAGTCTCTATAAATATATCTTATGATGATATTTTAAATGAGAAGACAACAAAATATATCTACAATTATTTAGATGAAAATATAGATTTTGCTTCAAATATTGAGTTTGAAATACTAGAAAGTGAAGAGATTTCTGATTTTAATTTAGTTGATACATTTATAGATAATGTTTCAAGATATGGTTGTAAAGTTGGAATTGATGACTTTGGTAGTGGATACTCAAATTTTCATCTTTTATCACGACTAGATATAGATTTTATAAAAATAGATGGCTCTTTAATTAAAAATATTGACCAGTCAAAAGATTTAGAGATAATTGTAAAAACAATATCAAATATTGCAAAAGAATTTGATATAAAAACTGTTGCAGAATTTGTTGCAAATGAGCATATTTATAACAAAGTAAAAGAGTTAAATATAGATTACTCTCAAGGATATTTTTTTGATAAACCTTTAAAATATGAAGATATAGTTTAA
- the gmk gene encoding guanylate kinase yields MIKELKGAILVISGPSGCGKSTLLKEIYKNIPNYYFSISTTTRALRGEEEDGVDYHFVSQEEFEKNIKDDKFLEYAKVHNNYYGTMLEPITKALNDGKLVIFDIDVQGHRILRKKLDKLITSVFITTPTLKILEQRLIARDTDSAEMIQKRVQNAKVEIESFTDYDYLIVNDNIHKASKEILAIANIARAKTKIFDKKSIVENWINS; encoded by the coding sequence ATGATAAAAGAGTTAAAAGGCGCAATTCTAGTTATTTCAGGACCTAGCGGATGCGGAAAATCTACTCTTTTAAAAGAGATATATAAAAATATACCAAACTACTATTTCTCTATTTCAACAACTACAAGAGCTTTAAGAGGTGAAGAAGAAGATGGAGTTGATTATCATTTTGTAAGTCAAGAAGAGTTTGAAAAAAATATAAAAGATGATAAATTTTTGGAGTATGCAAAAGTTCATAATAACTATTATGGAACTATGCTAGAACCAATTACCAAAGCTTTAAATGATGGAAAACTTGTAATTTTTGATATAGATGTTCAAGGGCATAGAATTTTAAGAAAAAAATTGGACAAGTTAATAACTTCTGTTTTTATTACAACACCAACTTTAAAAATATTAGAGCAAAGGTTAATAGCTAGAGATACTGATAGCGCTGAGATGATTCAAAAAAGAGTTCAAAATGCTAAAGTAGAGATTGAATCATTTACTGATTATGACTACTTAATTGTAAATGATAACATTCACAAAGCTTCTAAAGAGATTTTAGCTATTGCAAATATAGCAAGAGCAAAAACAAAAATTTTTGATAAAAAAAGTATAGTTGAAAACTGGATAAACAGTTAA
- a CDS encoding ABC transporter ATP-binding protein gives MSEKNSIKPLLASLLLEAKNLSHNFDYELFKNINLSLAKKESIAIIGTSGSGKSTLLNILSSLLKPTNGNVVFQSKDLYSLKQNELLKIRRDDFGIVFQAHYLFRGFSALENLNIATLLSHQDIDYKLLNDLNISHVLNQGVGELSGGQQQRLSIARILMKKPKIIFADEPTGNLDKDTANIVMNTLFNYIKENDAGLILVTHEEDLAFRCDKVFKLEELNLKEIK, from the coding sequence ATGAGTGAAAAAAATAGTATTAAACCACTCCTTGCATCCTTACTTCTTGAAGCAAAAAATCTATCTCACAATTTTGATTATGAGCTTTTTAAAAATATCAATCTTAGTTTAGCAAAAAAAGAGTCAATAGCTATTATTGGAACTAGTGGAAGTGGAAAATCAACTCTTTTGAATATTTTATCTTCACTTTTAAAGCCAACAAATGGAAATGTTGTTTTTCAGAGTAAAGATTTATACTCTTTAAAGCAAAATGAGCTATTAAAAATTAGAAGAGATGATTTTGGGATTGTATTTCAAGCTCACTATTTATTTCGTGGTTTTAGTGCTTTAGAAAATCTAAATATTGCTACACTTTTAAGTCATCAGGATATTGATTATAAATTGTTAAATGATTTAAATATTTCACATGTTTTAAATCAAGGTGTTGGAGAACTAAGTGGTGGACAACAACAACGTTTGTCTATAGCAAGAATTCTTATGAAAAAACCAAAAATAATTTTTGCAGATGAACCAACAGGAAACTTAGATAAAGATACAGCAAATATAGTTATGAATACTCTTTTTAACTATATAAAAGAGAATGATGCTGGACTTATTTTAGTAACTCATGAAGAGGATTTAGCTTTTAGATGTGACAAGGTTTTTAAGCTTGAAGAGCTAAATTTAAAGGAGATAAAGTAG
- the tsf gene encoding translation elongation factor Ts: MAAVTPQLIKELRELTGAGMMDCKNALNETGGDLDKAVQALREAGLGKAAKKAGNVAAEGLVAIEINSDNTKAVILELNAQTDFVAKNENFINLTKEITSHALNNGIKDAESLNSSSINGQEFATFLAEKIATIGENLVARKLQSVEGQVVNGYVHVNGRTGVLLAASCDAGVKDKASALLRNIAMHASAMKPTVISYKDLDPAFVESENRAIRAEIEAENEELVRLKKPLKKIPEFVSRSQLTDAAIAAAKARFEDELRAAGKPEKIWANIIPGQIERFITDNTQLDGRFALLSQAYVMNDKQTVEQAIAEVDASIKITSYVRFELGEGIEKKEEDFAAEVAKQMGK, encoded by the coding sequence ATGGCAGCAGTTACACCACAATTAATTAAAGAGTTAAGAGAGCTTACTGGTGCTGGTATGATGGATTGCAAAAATGCTTTAAATGAGACTGGTGGAGATTTAGATAAAGCTGTTCAAGCTTTAAGAGAAGCTGGTCTTGGAAAAGCTGCTAAAAAAGCTGGAAATGTTGCTGCTGAAGGTTTAGTTGCTATTGAAATTAATAGTGATAATACAAAGGCAGTTATTTTAGAGCTTAATGCACAAACAGATTTCGTTGCGAAAAATGAGAATTTTATAAATCTTACAAAAGAGATTACATCTCATGCATTAAATAACGGAATAAAAGATGCAGAATCTTTAAATAGTTCATCAATAAATGGACAAGAATTTGCAACATTTTTAGCTGAAAAAATTGCAACAATAGGTGAAAATCTTGTTGCTAGAAAACTACAAAGCGTTGAAGGACAAGTTGTAAATGGTTATGTTCACGTAAATGGAAGAACAGGCGTTCTTTTAGCTGCTTCTTGTGATGCTGGTGTAAAAGATAAAGCATCTGCATTATTAAGAAATATTGCAATGCATGCATCTGCTATGAAACCAACTGTTATTTCATACAAAGATTTAGATCCAGCTTTTGTTGAGTCTGAAAATAGAGCAATTAGAGCTGAAATTGAAGCTGAAAATGAAGAGTTAGTAAGATTAAAAAAACCTCTTAAAAAGATTCCAGAGTTTGTTTCTAGATCTCAATTAACAGATGCTGCAATTGCTGCTGCAAAAGCAAGATTTGAAGATGAGTTAAGAGCTGCTGGAAAACCTGAAAAAATTTGGGCAAATATTATTCCTGGGCAAATTGAGAGATTCATCACTGACAATACTCAATTAGATGGAAGATTTGCACTTTTATCTCAAGCTTATGTAATGAATGATAAACAAACTGTTGAGCAAGCAATTGCAGAGGTTGATGCATCAATCAAAATCACTAGTTATGTTAGATTTGAACTAGGTGAAGGAATTGAGAAAAAAGAAGAAGATTTCGCAGCTGAAGTTGCAAAACAAATGGGTAAATAA
- the rpsB gene encoding 30S ribosomal protein S2 has product MVTMKDLLECGVHFGHQTRRWNPKMKKFIFGVRKNIYIIDLQKTLRYFRYTYNVVRDRAALGQTMIFVGTKKQASETIKKAAEDCGMPYVNHRWLGGMLTNFGTIKKSIRKLEIIKKMREEGQLDLLTKKEALMLTRKEEKLELYLGGIKEMHKLPDMMFVLDAVKEKIAIAEARRLGITVVAPLDTNCDPDVVDLPIPGNDDAIRSIHLFCNEMAAAMNEGKALLAESGVEVSGEPISQAEQDEVLAEAIAEGEDFNFGEGEEA; this is encoded by the coding sequence ATGGTTACAATGAAAGACCTATTAGAGTGCGGTGTACACTTCGGACACCAAACAAGAAGATGGAATCCAAAAATGAAAAAATTTATTTTTGGTGTTAGAAAAAATATCTATATTATAGATTTACAAAAAACATTAAGATACTTTAGATATACATACAATGTTGTAAGAGATAGAGCTGCTCTTGGTCAAACAATGATTTTTGTAGGTACTAAAAAACAAGCTAGTGAAACTATTAAAAAAGCTGCTGAAGATTGTGGAATGCCATATGTAAACCACAGATGGTTAGGTGGAATGCTTACAAATTTCGGAACAATTAAAAAATCAATTAGAAAATTAGAAATTATTAAAAAAATGAGAGAAGAGGGACAATTAGACCTTTTAACTAAAAAAGAAGCTTTAATGCTTACTAGAAAAGAAGAGAAGTTAGAGTTATATCTTGGTGGTATTAAAGAGATGCACAAACTTCCAGATATGATGTTTGTTCTTGATGCAGTTAAAGAAAAAATTGCTATTGCAGAAGCTAGAAGATTAGGAATTACTGTTGTTGCTCCACTTGATACAAACTGTGATCCAGATGTTGTTGATTTACCAATTCCTGGAAATGATGATGCTATTAGATCAATTCACTTATTCTGCAACGAAATGGCAGCAGCTATGAATGAAGGTAAAGCTTTATTAGCTGAAAGTGGTGTTGAAGTTTCAGGTGAGCCTATTTCTCAAGCAGAGCAAGATGAAGTATTAGCTGAAGCAATTGCTGAAGGTGAAGATTTTAACTTTGGTGAAGGAGAAGAAGCATAA
- a CDS encoding UDP-N-acetylmuramoyl-L-alanyl-D-glutamate--2,6-diaminopimelate ligase — MKLSINNKIFTDNTNELEKDNIFVVSKQNEKFKDIAINGGFELLNSRELKNYLDMSSIKIIGVTGTNGKTTTASTIYKILLNLGYKVALQGTRGFFINEICVEDYSLTTPVQLGNFINIQKAIQNSCQYFVMEVSSHAIEQNRIEGLSFALKIHTNITRDHLDYHKTIEEYIRVKNLFLSDESKKLINIDDKVVKFNPTNAFTYSLENSSNFKVLKYELKDNMNVEFLYENKNYKFSTNMMGIFNIYNLIASITAVHITTNEKLENICKVVENFNSISGRMEIVSTKPLVIVDFAHTPDGMDEVLKSFPNKEIICVFGAGGNRDALKRPLMGEVASKYSKHIVVTSDNPRFEEPKKIIEDILNGIDDKSNVIVIEDRKEALKKAISLANDKSVVLILGKGDERAQIIGDKKFEFSDKDEVLKILEVRD, encoded by the coding sequence ATGAAACTAAGCATAAACAATAAAATATTTACAGATAATACAAATGAGTTAGAAAAAGATAATATTTTTGTAGTATCAAAGCAAAATGAAAAGTTTAAAGATATAGCAATAAATGGTGGTTTTGAACTATTAAATTCTAGGGAGCTAAAAAACTATTTAGATATGAGTTCTATAAAAATTATTGGAGTTACAGGTACAAATGGTAAAACAACAACAGCTTCAACTATATATAAGATTCTTTTAAATTTGGGATATAAAGTAGCTTTGCAAGGTACAAGAGGATTTTTTATAAATGAGATTTGTGTAGAAGATTATTCACTAACAACTCCAGTTCAACTTGGAAATTTTATAAATATTCAAAAAGCTATACAAAACTCATGTCAATATTTTGTAATGGAAGTAAGTTCTCATGCAATTGAGCAAAATAGAATTGAGGGATTAAGTTTTGCTTTAAAGATTCATACAAATATTACAAGAGATCATCTTGATTATCATAAAACTATTGAGGAGTATATAAGAGTAAAAAATTTATTTTTGAGTGATGAAAGCAAAAAATTAATAAATATAGATGATAAAGTTGTTAAATTTAATCCAACAAATGCGTTTACTTATTCATTAGAAAATAGTTCAAACTTTAAAGTTCTAAAATATGAGTTAAAAGATAACATGAACGTAGAGTTTTTATATGAAAATAAAAACTATAAATTCTCTACAAATATGATGGGGATTTTTAATATTTATAATCTAATAGCTTCAATAACAGCAGTTCATATTACTACAAATGAAAAACTAGAAAATATTTGTAAAGTTGTAGAGAATTTTAATTCAATAAGTGGAAGAATGGAGATTGTTTCAACAAAACCTCTTGTAATAGTAGATTTTGCACATACTCCAGATGGTATGGATGAAGTTTTAAAAAGTTTCCCAAATAAAGAGATAATTTGTGTTTTTGGAGCAGGTGGAAATAGAGATGCTTTAAAACGACCACTTATGGGAGAAGTTGCAAGTAAATATTCAAAGCATATAGTTGTAACTAGTGATAATCCAAGGTTTGAAGAGCCAAAAAAAATAATTGAAGATATTTTAAATGGAATAGATGATAAATCAAATGTTATAGTAATTGAAGACAGAAAAGAGGCTTTAAAAAAAGCTATAAGTTTAGCAAATGATAAAAGTGTTGTTCTAATTCTTGGCAAGGGTGATGAACGAGCACAAATAATTGGAGATAAAAAATTTGAGTTTAGTGATAAAGATGAGGTCTTGAAGATTTTAGAAGTTAGAGATTAG
- a CDS encoding NifU family protein has protein sequence MFPFTDEDLQEPVNNIIEKKISPMLARDGGAIELLDIKNSKVYIQLKGACVGCSASGSTLKYVVEKELKSAIHPDLKIINVPIGKENYLED, from the coding sequence ATGTTTCCATTTACAGATGAAGATTTACAAGAACCTGTAAACAATATTATAGAAAAAAAAATTTCTCCTATGCTTGCACGTGATGGTGGAGCAATTGAGTTGTTGGATATAAAAAATTCAAAAGTTTATATTCAGTTAAAAGGTGCTTGTGTTGGATGTAGCGCAAGTGGAAGTACACTAAAATATGTTGTTGAAAAAGAGTTAAAAAGTGCCATACATCCAGATTTAAAAATAATTAATGTTCCAATAGGAAAAGAAAACTATTTAGAGGATTAA